A genomic region of Roseateles amylovorans contains the following coding sequences:
- the ntrB gene encoding nitrate ABC transporter permease, with the protein MVSAVFHSPGDPPVEPAAAAVAASGATPRDATAGPDRISPRADPAKAPRVPVDWRAVWMRVLPPAAGLGLLWLVWFLATLKGGAFPTPGATWEAAVKLFADPFYRNGPNDQGIGWNVLYSLQRVGVGFGLAAAVGIPLGFVIGRFEFASRMLSPLISLLKPVSPLAWLPIGLLVFKSANPAAIWTIFICSIWPMVVNTAVGVQRVPQDYLNVARVLQLSEWKLVTRILLPAVLPYMLTGVRLSVGTAWLVIVAAEMLTGGVGIGFWVWDEWNNLNVQHIIIAIFVIGIVGMLLEWVLIKLIPPTG; encoded by the coding sequence ATGGTGAGTGCAGTCTTTCATTCCCCAGGTGACCCGCCGGTGGAACCAGCCGCAGCGGCTGTGGCCGCGTCCGGAGCCACCCCGCGCGACGCCACGGCCGGGCCGGACAGGATCTCGCCCCGGGCCGACCCCGCCAAGGCGCCTCGGGTGCCTGTGGACTGGCGCGCCGTCTGGATGCGGGTGCTGCCGCCGGCGGCCGGCCTGGGCCTGCTGTGGTTGGTGTGGTTCCTCGCGACCTTGAAGGGCGGCGCTTTCCCCACGCCCGGTGCGACCTGGGAGGCGGCGGTCAAGCTGTTCGCCGATCCGTTCTATCGGAACGGGCCGAATGACCAGGGCATTGGATGGAACGTGCTGTATTCGCTGCAGCGCGTCGGAGTGGGCTTCGGGCTGGCCGCGGCTGTTGGCATTCCGCTGGGCTTTGTGATCGGCCGTTTCGAATTCGCCAGCCGCATGCTGTCGCCGTTGATCAGTCTGCTCAAGCCGGTCTCGCCGCTGGCCTGGCTGCCCATCGGGCTGCTGGTGTTCAAGAGCGCCAACCCGGCGGCCATCTGGACCATCTTCATCTGCTCGATCTGGCCGATGGTGGTGAACACCGCGGTGGGCGTGCAGCGGGTGCCGCAGGACTATCTGAATGTGGCCCGGGTGCTGCAGCTGTCCGAGTGGAAGCTGGTGACGCGCATCCTGTTGCCGGCCGTGCTGCCCTACATGCTGACCGGCGTGCGGCTGTCGGTGGGCACCGCGTGGCTGGTGATCGTGGCGGCGGAGATGCTGACCGGCGGCGTGGGCATCGGCTTCTGGGTGTGGGACGAGTGGAACAACCTCAATGTGCAGCACATCATCATCGCGATTTTCGTGATCGGCATCGTCGGCATGCTGCTCGAATGGGTGTTGATCAAATTGATCCCCCCTACCGGTTGA
- a CDS encoding PEP-CTERM sorting domain-containing protein: MPLGGASALAGAAREEQSMRLKPQYLPITGRGFRGRRCAVNRHKVALHRHRTVRGVPMSHSITPRPLPTTGTIVRSRGRRQGKALALVLAGSLSTSMGLSAQTFDAYTVVDVYVPGQSVVRRSEPYTQAGALVDQQRLVARPEDLDGEAQGLTSISVTMAPGRMGLFTQSTASLTTPQYDQSVGVWGEASATIADRFIVSCPTCVVGSVGWLTVKLRFDGQHQLEAQVPPSASDNTRFFGSAGWGTSFSMQAQNVPWEPSPDPYPSPDPSSISRSMWERDFHDNDGTDQEGRYFEEPESLTVAFVFGQPVDFQWSATVNTLAMVLPLSQSPSAGVVSGWSMSQVDLAHAFIWDGITVLDSSYQPVSGYVARNANGLDYAQSFAVAAVPEPGTWLLMGTGVALLSLVARRRRQGTPLETGSPSSASAA; this comes from the coding sequence ATGCCGCTGGGCGGCGCAAGTGCGCTGGCCGGGGCTGCGCGCGAGGAGCAATCGATGCGCCTGAAACCGCAGTATTTACCGATCACAGGTCGTGGTTTCAGGGGGCGGCGATGCGCTGTCAATCGGCATAAGGTCGCGCTGCACCGACACCGTACGGTGCGAGGAGTTCCCATGAGCCACTCGATCACGCCCCGCCCGCTCCCCACCACCGGGACGATCGTCCGCAGCAGAGGAAGGCGTCAGGGCAAGGCGCTGGCGTTGGTCCTGGCGGGAAGTCTGTCCACGTCGATGGGGCTGTCGGCCCAGACATTCGATGCCTACACGGTGGTGGATGTGTATGTTCCAGGACAGTCGGTCGTCCGTCGCAGCGAGCCGTACACGCAAGCTGGGGCCCTGGTCGACCAACAGCGTCTGGTCGCCAGGCCGGAGGACCTGGACGGTGAAGCTCAGGGACTGACGTCGATCAGCGTCACGATGGCGCCGGGCCGCATGGGGCTCTTCACGCAAAGCACGGCATCGTTGACCACGCCGCAGTACGACCAGAGCGTCGGCGTCTGGGGAGAAGCGTCAGCCACGATCGCTGACCGCTTCATCGTCAGCTGTCCGACGTGCGTCGTCGGCAGTGTCGGCTGGCTCACCGTGAAATTGCGCTTCGACGGCCAGCATCAGCTCGAGGCTCAGGTGCCTCCGTCGGCCAGCGACAACACCCGTTTTTTCGGATCGGCAGGCTGGGGAACGTCTTTCTCCATGCAAGCTCAGAACGTGCCGTGGGAACCATCACCGGATCCGTACCCTTCACCTGATCCATCCTCCATCAGTCGATCCATGTGGGAGCGCGATTTCCATGACAACGATGGGACTGATCAGGAGGGCCGGTACTTTGAAGAACCGGAGTCCCTCACGGTGGCGTTCGTCTTCGGCCAGCCCGTCGACTTCCAATGGAGCGCCACCGTCAACACCCTGGCGATGGTGCTTCCATTGAGCCAATCACCATCGGCCGGCGTCGTCTCGGGATGGTCCATGAGCCAGGTCGACCTTGCGCACGCCTTCATCTGGGATGGGATCACCGTGCTGGACAGCAGCTATCAGCCGGTCTCTGGCTATGTCGCTCGCAACGCCAATGGTCTGGACTACGCCCAGAGCTTCGCGGTGGCCGCCGTGCCCGAGCCCGGAACCTGGCTGCTGATGGGCACGGGCGTGGCGCTGCTGTCTCTCGTGGCCCGCAGACGCCGGCAAGGCACGCCACTGGAGACCGGTTCGCCCTCCAGCGCCTCGGCGGCGTAA
- the icmF gene encoding fused isobutyryl-CoA mutase/GTPase IcmF — protein MTEMSAEYQALAEYRPTHKVRFVTAASLFDGHDAAINIMRRILQSMGAEVIHLGHNRSVDEVVTAALQEDAQGIAVSSYQGGHVEYFKYMVELLRQRGGEGIQVFGGGGGVIVPAEIRELSDQGVRIYSPEDGQRMGLQGMIGEMVMRCDRDLSADAPTQLDALQGHTEAAWRSLARAITALENGRADPDFTRALREGAATLRTPVLGITGTGGAGKSSLTDELIRRLRLDQDDALRIAVISIDPSRRKSGGALLGDRIRMNAIAPWTSMRNAASGAVLGGQRVFMRSLATRDFGSEISKALPDVIAAAKVAGFDLVIVETSGIGQGDAAIVPHVDVPMYVMTPEFGAASQLEKIDMLDFAEFVAINKFDRKGAADAWRDVAKQVQRNQEAWGKRAEELPVFGTMASRFNDDGVTALYQALKPRLAELGLSLREGRLPSAATRFSTHQTPIVPPARARYLAEISDTVRAYKRRARAQARLAREIQQLTASAAMLSEADPASVPTDPHAAGTAAAASTSPIAALTALATARQARLDADARQLLAQWPDMQQAYAGDEYVVKIRDKEIRTALVSTSLSGTKVRKVVLPTYEDQGELLKWLMLENVPGSFPYTAGVFAFKREGEDPTRMFAGEGDAFRTNRRFKLVSEGLPAKRLSTAFDSVTLYGADPAPRPDIYGKVGNSGVSIATLDDMKVLYDGFDLCHPTTSVSMTINGPAPTILAMFMNTAVDQQLAKFKADNGRDPTADETAKIRAWVLANVRGTVQADILKEDQGQNTCIFSTEFSLKVMGDIAQYFVHHNVRNFYSVSISGYHIAEAGANPISQLAFTLSNGFTFVEAYLARGMHIDDFAPNLSFFFSNGMDPEYTVLGRVARRIWAVAMRDKYGANERSQKLKYHIQTSGRSLHAQEIAFNDIRTTLQALIAIYDNCNSLHTNAYDEAITTPTEESVRRAMAIQLIINREWGLAKNENPSQGAFIIEEMTELVEEAVLAEFERIAERGGVLGAMETGYQRGKIQEESMHYEMLKHTGEYPIIGVNTFRNPHGDPVSEHIELARSTDDEKQSQLSRLAAFHAAHADQAPAMLQRLQQAVIDNGNVFEVLMDAVRVCSLGQITAALFEVGGQYRRSM, from the coding sequence ATGACCGAGATGTCCGCCGAGTACCAGGCCCTGGCCGAGTACCGTCCCACCCACAAGGTCCGCTTCGTGACCGCCGCCAGCCTGTTCGACGGGCATGACGCCGCGATCAACATCATGCGGCGCATCCTGCAAAGCATGGGCGCGGAGGTGATCCACCTCGGCCACAACCGCTCGGTGGATGAAGTCGTCACCGCCGCGCTCCAGGAGGACGCCCAGGGCATTGCCGTGAGCTCCTACCAGGGCGGCCATGTCGAGTACTTCAAGTACATGGTGGAGTTGCTGCGTCAGCGCGGCGGCGAAGGCATTCAGGTGTTTGGCGGAGGCGGTGGCGTCATCGTGCCGGCGGAAATCCGCGAACTGAGCGATCAGGGCGTGCGCATCTACAGCCCGGAAGACGGCCAGCGCATGGGCCTGCAGGGCATGATCGGCGAGATGGTGATGCGCTGCGACCGCGACCTCAGCGCCGACGCCCCCACCCAACTCGATGCGTTGCAAGGCCACACCGAAGCCGCCTGGCGCTCGCTCGCTCGCGCGATCACCGCGCTGGAGAATGGCCGGGCCGATCCCGATTTCACCCGCGCGTTGCGCGAAGGCGCTGCGACGCTGCGCACACCCGTGCTGGGCATCACCGGCACCGGCGGCGCGGGCAAGTCCAGCCTGACCGACGAGTTGATTCGCCGACTGCGTCTGGATCAGGACGATGCGCTGCGCATCGCGGTGATCTCCATCGATCCGTCGCGGCGCAAGAGCGGCGGCGCTTTGCTCGGCGACCGCATCCGCATGAATGCCATCGCGCCCTGGACATCGATGCGCAACGCAGCCTCCGGCGCGGTGCTCGGCGGGCAGCGGGTGTTCATGCGATCGCTGGCCACGCGCGATTTCGGGTCCGAAATCTCCAAGGCGCTGCCCGATGTGATCGCCGCGGCCAAGGTGGCGGGCTTTGATCTGGTGATCGTGGAGACCTCCGGCATCGGCCAGGGGGACGCCGCGATCGTGCCGCATGTCGATGTGCCGATGTATGTGATGACCCCCGAGTTCGGCGCGGCCAGCCAGCTCGAGAAGATCGACATGCTGGACTTTGCCGAGTTCGTCGCCATCAACAAGTTCGATCGCAAGGGCGCGGCCGACGCTTGGCGCGATGTCGCCAAGCAGGTGCAGCGCAACCAGGAAGCCTGGGGCAAGCGGGCCGAGGAGTTGCCTGTCTTCGGGACCATGGCCAGCCGCTTCAACGACGACGGCGTGACCGCGCTGTATCAAGCGCTGAAACCACGTCTGGCCGAGCTGGGCTTGTCGCTGCGCGAGGGCCGGCTGCCGTCGGCCGCCACCCGTTTCAGCACCCATCAAACGCCCATCGTGCCGCCCGCCCGCGCACGTTATCTGGCGGAGATCTCCGACACCGTGCGGGCCTACAAGCGCCGCGCACGTGCCCAGGCCCGACTGGCACGGGAGATCCAGCAACTGACCGCCAGCGCAGCCATGCTGAGCGAGGCGGACCCGGCCTCGGTCCCAACGGACCCACACGCTGCGGGCACTGCGGCCGCCGCATCGACCTCCCCGATCGCTGCGCTAACGGCCCTCGCCACCGCCCGGCAGGCCCGGCTCGATGCCGATGCCCGCCAACTGCTGGCGCAGTGGCCGGACATGCAGCAGGCCTACGCCGGCGATGAATACGTGGTGAAGATCCGCGACAAGGAGATCCGTACCGCGCTGGTGTCGACCTCACTGTCGGGCACCAAGGTGCGCAAGGTGGTGCTGCCGACCTACGAGGACCAAGGCGAGCTGCTGAAGTGGCTGATGCTGGAGAACGTCCCCGGCAGCTTCCCCTACACCGCCGGTGTGTTTGCCTTCAAGCGCGAGGGCGAGGATCCCACCCGCATGTTCGCGGGCGAGGGGGATGCCTTCCGTACCAACCGCCGCTTCAAGCTGGTCTCCGAAGGTCTGCCGGCCAAGCGGCTGTCCACCGCCTTCGACTCGGTGACGCTTTACGGCGCCGACCCCGCACCGCGGCCTGACATCTACGGCAAGGTCGGCAACTCCGGCGTCAGCATCGCGACGCTGGACGACATGAAGGTGCTCTACGACGGCTTCGACCTCTGCCATCCGACGACCTCGGTCTCGATGACGATCAACGGCCCGGCGCCGACCATTCTGGCGATGTTCATGAACACCGCCGTGGACCAGCAACTGGCGAAGTTCAAGGCCGACAACGGTCGCGATCCCACCGCCGACGAAACCGCCAAGATTCGCGCCTGGGTGCTGGCGAATGTGCGTGGCACCGTGCAGGCCGACATCCTCAAGGAGGACCAGGGGCAGAACACCTGCATCTTCTCGACCGAGTTCTCGCTGAAGGTGATGGGCGACATTGCGCAGTACTTCGTGCATCACAACGTGCGCAATTTCTACTCGGTGTCGATCAGCGGCTATCACATCGCCGAGGCGGGGGCGAACCCGATCTCGCAACTGGCCTTCACGCTGTCGAACGGGTTCACCTTCGTCGAGGCGTATCTGGCCCGCGGCATGCACATCGACGACTTCGCGCCCAACCTGAGCTTCTTCTTCAGCAACGGCATGGACCCGGAATACACCGTGCTGGGACGCGTGGCGCGCCGCATCTGGGCCGTCGCGATGCGCGACAAGTACGGCGCCAACGAGCGCAGCCAGAAACTGAAATATCACATCCAGACGTCGGGCCGCAGCCTGCATGCGCAGGAGATCGCCTTCAACGACATCCGGACCACGCTGCAAGCCCTGATCGCCATCTACGACAACTGCAACTCGCTGCACACCAACGCCTACGACGAGGCGATCACCACGCCGACCGAGGAGTCGGTGCGCCGTGCGATGGCGATCCAGCTGATCATCAACCGCGAATGGGGCCTGGCCAAGAACGAAAATCCGAGCCAGGGCGCCTTCATCATCGAGGAGATGACGGAGCTGGTCGAGGAGGCGGTGCTGGCCGAATTCGAACGCATTGCCGAGCGCGGCGGCGTGCTGGGCGCGATGGAGACGGGCTATCAGCGCGGCAAGATCCAGGAGGAGTCGATGCACTACGAGATGCTCAAGCACACCGGCGAGTATCCGATCATCGGCGTCAACACCTTCCGCAATCCCCACGGCGACCCGGTGTCCGAGCACATCGAACTGGCGCGCTCCACTGATGACGAGAAGCAGAGCCAGCTCTCGCGCCTCGCTGCCTTCCATGCTGCGCACGCTGATCAGGCGCCAGCCATGCTGCAGCGCCTGCAGCAGGCGGTGATCGACAACGGCAATGTGTTCGAGGTCCTGATGGACGCGGTGCGGGTCTGCTCGTTGGGTCAGATCACGGCAGCGCTGTTCGAGGTCGGTGGGCAGTACCGGCGCAGCATGTAG
- a CDS encoding CmpA/NrtA family ABC transporter substrate-binding protein, with translation MSAERRRLLAAGAALSGVGTLPGGAWAAGSDKPEKQEVRIGFIPLTDCASVVMAAALGFDKKYGIKIVPTKESSWAGVRDKLVNGELDMAHVLYGLIYGVHLGVAGPKKDMAVLMTLNNNGQAITLSKKLADAGATDGASLAKVMRTDKRDYTFAQTFPTGTHAMWLYYWLAAAGVNPLKEAKVITVPPPQMVANMRVGNMDGFCVGEPWNHRAIIDGIGITAATTQDIWKDHPEKVLGTTGDFVKQYPNTARAVIMAVLEASRWIDASLSNKQKMAETIADKAYVNTSVDAINQRILGRYQNGLGKTWDDPNYMKFFNDGQVNFPWLSDGMWFLTQHKRWGLIKTHPDYLGVARQINQIELYKQAASALGVSVPKESLRSTKLIDGVVWDGKDPAKYADSFKVRG, from the coding sequence ATGAGTGCGGAGCGTCGCAGGTTGCTCGCCGCGGGTGCGGCCCTCTCCGGCGTCGGGACGCTGCCCGGCGGGGCGTGGGCCGCCGGGTCGGACAAGCCGGAAAAGCAGGAGGTCCGCATCGGCTTCATTCCGCTGACCGATTGCGCCTCGGTGGTGATGGCGGCCGCGCTGGGCTTCGACAAGAAATACGGCATCAAGATCGTGCCGACCAAGGAGTCCTCCTGGGCCGGCGTGCGCGACAAGCTGGTCAACGGCGAGCTGGACATGGCGCATGTCCTCTACGGCCTGATCTACGGCGTGCACCTCGGCGTGGCCGGTCCGAAGAAGGACATGGCGGTGCTGATGACCCTCAACAACAACGGCCAGGCCATCACCCTGTCGAAGAAGCTGGCCGATGCCGGTGCGACGGATGGGGCCTCGCTGGCCAAGGTCATGCGCACCGACAAGCGCGACTACACGTTCGCCCAGACCTTTCCCACCGGCACCCATGCGATGTGGCTGTATTACTGGCTGGCCGCGGCGGGTGTGAATCCCTTGAAGGAGGCCAAGGTCATCACCGTGCCGCCGCCGCAGATGGTGGCCAACATGCGGGTGGGCAACATGGATGGCTTCTGCGTGGGCGAGCCCTGGAACCATCGCGCGATCATCGATGGCATCGGCATCACCGCGGCCACCACCCAGGACATCTGGAAGGATCATCCCGAGAAGGTGCTCGGCACCACCGGCGACTTCGTGAAGCAGTATCCGAACACCGCCCGCGCCGTGATCATGGCGGTGCTGGAGGCCAGCCGCTGGATCGATGCCAGCCTGTCCAACAAGCAGAAGATGGCCGAGACCATCGCCGACAAGGCCTATGTCAACACCAGCGTCGATGCGATCAACCAGCGCATCCTGGGCCGCTACCAGAACGGCCTGGGCAAGACCTGGGACGACCCGAACTACATGAAGTTCTTCAACGACGGCCAGGTCAATTTCCCCTGGCTGTCCGACGGCATGTGGTTCCTGACTCAGCACAAGCGCTGGGGCCTGATCAAGACCCATCCGGATTACCTGGGCGTGGCGCGCCAGATCAACCAGATCGAGCTCTACAAGCAGGCCGCGTCGGCGCTGGGGGTGAGCGTGCCCAAGGAGAGCCTGCGCAGCACCAAGCTCATCGACGGCGTGGTCTGGGATGGCAAGGACCCCGCGAAGTACGCCGACAGCTTCAAGGTGCGCGGTTGA
- a CDS encoding methyl-accepting chemotaxis protein — protein MFQALNRMRITTLLQIGFAAVLVMAALMTGVGVYKLREMVRLSDELRVQEQRRLMATQWLGATELNLTRVMGMAKSGGNADLSSYVTPLMAQTTERINKLQEALETSIADSHQKTQLPVIAEARQRYVTIRKGVMDTIKQDPVAGAQQVDQTLAPAAMAYLATVRKLVEMISEDADAFAAEQRAQASQAAVTMMTLTGLAIALGALIAWRITRSVRAPMVQAGQVAQTIASGDLSQDINIERSDEIGVLLRQLSLMQDGLRRMVSQVREGTETINMATQEIATGNHDLSARTEATASNLQQTASSMEELTGTVAHTATSAQQANELVSATRESASKGGVVVSEVVAVMEQIESSSKRINDIIGVIDGIAFQTNILALNAAVEAARAGEQGRGFAVVAGEVRALAQRSASAAREIKTLIGENVSRVESGTRLVRNAGDTMGEIVLGVRRVADIVGEIATAASEQNDGIGQVNVAVQRLDEMTQQNAALVEESAAAAGSLRTQAENLNQLVSTFRLA, from the coding sequence ATGTTTCAGGCACTGAACCGGATGAGGATCACCACGCTGCTGCAGATCGGCTTCGCGGCCGTTCTGGTGATGGCGGCGCTGATGACAGGCGTGGGGGTCTACAAGCTGCGCGAGATGGTTCGACTGAGTGACGAACTCCGTGTCCAGGAGCAACGCCGGCTCATGGCCACCCAATGGCTCGGTGCGACCGAACTCAATCTGACTCGGGTCATGGGCATGGCCAAATCGGGCGGCAACGCCGATCTGAGCAGTTATGTCACGCCGCTGATGGCGCAGACCACGGAACGCATCAACAAGCTGCAGGAAGCGCTTGAGACGTCGATTGCCGACTCTCACCAAAAGACCCAACTGCCGGTGATCGCTGAAGCGCGACAACGCTACGTCACCATCCGCAAGGGTGTGATGGACACCATCAAGCAGGATCCGGTGGCCGGCGCCCAGCAGGTCGACCAAACCCTCGCGCCCGCCGCGATGGCTTACCTCGCCACGGTGCGCAAGCTGGTGGAAATGATCTCCGAAGACGCCGACGCCTTTGCGGCAGAGCAACGCGCGCAGGCCTCGCAGGCGGCGGTCACGATGATGACCTTGACCGGCCTGGCCATTGCCCTGGGTGCTCTGATTGCGTGGCGCATCACTCGCTCGGTACGCGCGCCCATGGTGCAGGCGGGCCAGGTGGCGCAAACCATCGCCAGCGGGGATCTCAGTCAGGACATCAACATCGAGCGCAGCGACGAGATCGGTGTGTTGCTGCGGCAACTCAGCCTGATGCAGGACGGGCTGCGCCGGATGGTGAGCCAGGTGCGCGAAGGCACCGAGACCATCAACATGGCCACCCAGGAGATCGCCACCGGCAACCACGATCTGTCAGCGCGCACCGAGGCCACGGCGTCCAATCTGCAACAGACCGCCTCGTCCATGGAAGAGCTCACCGGTACCGTCGCGCACACGGCGACTTCGGCGCAGCAAGCCAATGAACTGGTGAGCGCGACCCGGGAGTCGGCGTCCAAGGGCGGTGTGGTGGTGAGCGAGGTGGTCGCGGTGATGGAGCAGATCGAAAGCAGCTCCAAGCGCATCAACGACATCATCGGCGTCATTGATGGCATTGCTTTCCAGACCAACATCCTGGCGCTGAATGCCGCTGTCGAAGCAGCCCGCGCTGGCGAGCAAGGCCGAGGCTTTGCGGTGGTGGCTGGGGAAGTGCGGGCCCTCGCGCAGCGCAGTGCCTCAGCCGCCCGCGAGATCAAGACGCTGATTGGCGAAAACGTCTCTCGCGTCGAATCCGGAACCCGCCTGGTGCGCAACGCGGGCGACACCATGGGTGAGATCGTCCTGGGCGTGAGGCGCGTGGCCGACATCGTCGGGGAGATCGCCACTGCCGCGTCGGAGCAGAACGACGGCATCGGGCAGGTCAACGTGGCGGTTCAGCGGCTGGATGAAATGACGCAGCAGAACGCTGCGCTGGTCGAAGAGTCCGCCGCTGCGGCGGGCTCGCTGCGGACGCAGGCAGAGAACCTCAACCAACTGGTCAGTACCTTCCGCTTGGCTTGA
- a CDS encoding ABC transporter ATP-binding protein yields the protein MSVPFIRIQQAEMVFSSRQGRFHALREIDLDIDRGEFVTLIGHSGCGKSTLLNLIAGLLRPSAGGLLCDGREIAGPGPERAVVFQNHSLLPWLSCFDNVRLAVESVFGRHESRHQWDARTEAALQLVGMGHAMFKRPHEISGGMKQRVGIARALAMEPKVLLMDEPFGALDALTRAHLQDELLKIVASTQSTVVMVTHDVDEAVLLSDRVVMMTNGPAATIGEILKVPLPRPRDRVALAEDLGYVHARKAVIDFLYTRHRHNQAAA from the coding sequence ATGAGCGTTCCTTTCATCCGCATTCAGCAAGCCGAGATGGTGTTCTCGTCACGGCAGGGACGATTCCATGCGCTGCGTGAGATCGATCTCGACATCGATCGAGGCGAGTTCGTGACGCTGATCGGCCATTCCGGCTGCGGCAAGTCGACGCTGCTGAACCTGATCGCTGGGCTGCTGCGGCCAAGCGCCGGCGGACTGCTGTGCGACGGTCGCGAGATCGCCGGGCCCGGGCCCGAGCGCGCGGTCGTGTTCCAGAACCACTCGCTGCTGCCCTGGCTCTCCTGCTTCGACAACGTGCGCCTCGCCGTGGAGTCGGTGTTCGGTCGCCACGAGTCCAGGCACCAATGGGACGCACGCACCGAGGCCGCGCTGCAGCTGGTCGGCATGGGCCACGCCATGTTCAAGCGCCCGCACGAGATCTCCGGTGGCATGAAGCAGCGCGTCGGCATCGCACGCGCCCTGGCGATGGAGCCCAAGGTGCTGTTGATGGACGAACCCTTCGGCGCACTGGATGCGCTCACCCGCGCCCATCTGCAGGACGAGCTGCTGAAGATCGTCGCCAGCACCCAGAGCACCGTCGTCATGGTCACCCATGACGTGGACGAGGCGGTGCTGCTGTCCGACCGGGTGGTGATGATGACCAACGGCCCCGCCGCCACGATCGGCGAGATCCTGAAGGTCCCCCTGCCACGACCCCGCGACCGCGTCGCCCTGGCCGAAGACCTCGGCTATGTGCACGCCCGCAAGGCCGTGATCGACTTCCTCTACACCCGGCATCGCCACAACCAGGCCGCCGCCTGA
- a CDS encoding ANTAR domain-containing response regulator: MKLALHHRVTPPPASPPTLPTAGLRVLLIDDGAHRVDLLRDELARQGCEVVGVVEQATLIHDCVLRLQPDVVIVDAESPTRDTLENLATLSERLPRPVVVFAEDADQAPMRRAIKAGVSAYVVAGLQTQRLAPVLQVAIARFEQDLALREELSKAQAQLASRKTLDRAKGILMREMGLDEEKAHQRLRKLAMDRGETLAQVAQRVIDANDLLRSG; the protein is encoded by the coding sequence ATGAAACTTGCGCTCCACCACCGCGTGACCCCACCGCCCGCTTCCCCTCCCACACTGCCCACGGCCGGCCTGCGCGTGCTGCTCATCGACGACGGTGCCCACCGCGTCGACCTGCTGCGCGATGAGTTGGCGCGCCAGGGCTGCGAGGTGGTGGGCGTCGTCGAGCAAGCCACATTGATTCATGACTGCGTGCTGCGCCTGCAGCCCGATGTCGTCATCGTCGATGCGGAATCACCGACCCGCGACACCCTGGAGAACCTGGCCACGCTCTCGGAACGCCTGCCCCGGCCGGTGGTGGTCTTCGCCGAGGACGCGGACCAGGCCCCGATGCGCCGCGCGATCAAGGCCGGCGTCAGCGCCTATGTGGTGGCGGGTCTGCAGACCCAACGTCTGGCGCCGGTGCTGCAAGTGGCCATCGCGCGATTCGAGCAGGACCTCGCCCTGCGCGAGGAGCTCAGCAAGGCGCAGGCGCAACTGGCTTCACGCAAGACACTCGACCGCGCCAAAGGCATTCTGATGCGCGAAATGGGCCTGGATGAGGAGAAGGCCCATCAGCGGCTGCGCAAGCTCGCCATGGACCGCGGCGAGACGCTGGCGCAGGTCGCTCAGCGCGTGATCGACGCCAACGATCTGCTGCGATCGGGTTGA